AGCCCGGTCAGCCGACCGATCAGGTCGAGATCGGCGCGCTCCCCGAGCACGGTGATCGCCTTGGCCACCTCCCACACCGGCGGCGGCTGCGACCGCAGGCACGCCAGCAGCCAGTCGCGCAGCCGCACCGGCCGGGCCGAGTACACGCGGTCGCGGTTGGCCGCCACCGGCGCGACCTCCTCGGCGGCCAGCTCGTCGAGCACGGCGGCCAGGAACATCGGATTGCCGCCGGTGACCGCCAGGCAGGCGGCACCGAACTCCTCGTCGGCCTGCGCGCCGGTGTGCCAGTTGACCAGGCCCAGCACCGCCGCCGCGGACAGCGGGCGCGGGCGCACGGTGGTGGTCGCGGCCTCGGCGAGCTGGCGGACCAGCGGCTCGTCGGCCAGCGCGTCGCCATCGCGGATCGCGCACACCAGCAGCACGGGCAGGTGCTGCACGTGCTGGGCCAGGTGCGCCAGCCAGCGCAGCGACGGCTCGTCGGCGTAGTGCACGTCGTCGGCCAGCACCAGCAGCGGACCGCGGTCGGCGCTGATGTTCGCCAGCAGCGCGTCCAGTCCGGCCAGCAGCTGCCGGTGCGGGATGTCGCGGCGGATCAGGCCGTTCACCGCCGAACCGTCGTACGGCCGCGCGCAGACGCGGCCCGCCGTCCCGGTCAGCCAGCTGTCGCGGACCTCGGCGGGCGCGGCGTACAGCACCGGGTTGAGCAGCTGGCCGATCACCCCGCAGGTGAACTCGCGTTCCAGCCGGGCGCCACCGGCGCGCAGCACGGTCATCCGCTCCACCTCGGCGATCGAGGGCAGCTCACGCAGCAGCGCGGACTTTCCCGACCCCGGCGGCCCGGCGACCAGCAGCACCGAACCGGTGCCGTCCCTGGCGGCACCGGCGGCGGCTTCGGCGACGGCCAGCTCGCCCTCGCGTTCGAGCAGGGGTGGCCGCCGGACGGTGATCGGCCCGCTCATGTCGGCTCCAGCACGATCGCGCTCATCCCCTTCACCCGGTCCAGGTAACCGGGTTCGCCCCACCGTTCGGCCAGTGCGCGTTCCTCCAGCACCAGCCGCTGCGCCTCCTCCGTCTGCCCGTTCGCCTGGTACGCGATCCCGGCCAGCACCCGCCACGACAGCAGCACCGGGTTCAGCCACTGCCTGGCCAGCATCCGGCGCCCGCTTTCCAGGAACAGCTCCAGAGCCTCGCCCGCTTCCCCGTCGGACAACCGCACCAGCCCACTGGCGAACAGCGCCTGCGCGCCGCCCATGCTGTGCTCCACCCCGGGCGGCAACGGCTCGGCGGCGCACCGGCGAGCGGCCTCGGGCCGATTGCGCTGAAGGTGGAGGGTGACCGTGAGCGCCCTGGCGTGCCCGGCCACCATCGGGTGCCAGCCGCGCTCGGGCAGTTCCTGCGACATCCAGTCGAAGTAGCGCGCCGCCTCGTCCCAGCGTTCCTGCATCAGCGCGACCGAGCCGCGGGTCAGCATCGCCCACACCGCGGCCGCCCGCATCCCGCGCCGGCGCGCCTCGACCAGGATCGAGTCGAGCCCCCTCGCGGCTTCCTCGGGCGCGCCACCGAGCATCAGCACCGCACCGGCGAGCAGGCTCGGGCTCAGCGGGCCGTCCTGGCGGGTCGGCACCTCGAGCGCGGCCCTGGCCAGCGCCAGCGCGCGTGGCCGGTCGGTGCCGCGGACGGCGAGCAGCCACGCGGCGATCCCCGCGCTCGCCGGGGTGTCCGGCGGGTCGGGCAGCGGGGGCGCGGTGCTGAAGCTGTAGTCGTCCAGTTCCGGGATGGTCTCCTCGGCGAGCGCGCACAACGCGGCCAGCGTGCCGCGTTCGGTGGCCGAGATGCCGTCCATCCGCGCGGCGGCGGTCAGCGTGCGGCGGGCCACCGACGGGCGTCCCTGTGATACCAGCATGTCGGCGGCACGCAGGCGCAGTGCGGGATCCACCGGGCCGCTGCCGAGCAGTACCCGCACCAGCCTGCGGTCGCTGGCCTCGGGCGCGGTGACCGCTTCGACGGCGGCCAGTTCGACCATCAGCCGTGCTTTCGCCGCTTCCTCCGCCGGCTCCCGCAGCGCGCGTTCCAGCAGGCGGGCGGCTTCTTCGTGGCGACGCCGGGCGTGCAGCCGGCGGGCTTCGCCGTAGAGCAGGGGCCCGGTGCCCGGCGAACCGGCCGGCGCGCTGAGCACCACCCTGGCCAGGAAGGCGTGTTCGGCACCGGCGCGCAGGCCCAGCGTGAAAACGCGGCGGAACAACTCGGCCCGCTCCTCGGTCGGCATCCCGGCCAGCACGCGCTCGACCACCACCGGCTCGGTGAACCGGACCGGGCGCGACGGACCGGCGTCGTCGGCGAGCCCGAGCCGCCGCAGCACCCCGGCCGCCCTGGCGGCGACCGCGGGCGGCAGCCCGGACACCGCGCAGACCAATTGCCAGTCGAAGTCGTCCCCGCAGATGGCCGCGGTCCTGGCCAGCGCGGTGGGTTCGGGCGCGAGTACCCGCATCACCCGGCCCACCCAGTCGCCCCTGGCCTCGGCCGCACCGGCGGCGAGATCGGCCGTGCCCGCCGTCAGCAACGCCGCCCGCACCACCGACGGCACGCCGCGAGAGTGGTGCAGCACCTCGGCCGCCGCCTCCGGATCGACCGGGCGGGCGTGGTTCGCCGCGAGCAGCCGCCGCACCCCGTCGGTGCTCAGCGGGCGCAACCGCAGCACGTGCCGCGCGGACTCGTGCACGGTGGCCTCGGCGCCCAGCTCACCGGTGAACGACTCCGCCGGTGAGCCGAGTTCGTTGATCGCGACCACGACCAGCAGCGGAGCCCAGTTCAGGCGGCGCAGCAACGCCCGCAGCCAGAGCCACGAACGCTCGTCCATCCACTGCGCGTCGTCGAGCACCAGCATCAGCGGGCGCCGCCGCGCGGCCGCCACGAAGTTCTCGCACAGCGCGGCGACGGAAACCTGCTCGCCGGTGGTGAACTCGGCGGGCAGCCCGGCGGCGAAGGTGCCGACCACGTCGTTCCCCGTCCCGGTCCCGCCCGGTGCGTGCGGGATCCCGGCCGCGTGCAGCACCCGCACGTCCTCGGTGACCGCGGCCGCCATCGCCCGGCGCAGCAGTGCCGTGCGAC
The genomic region above belongs to Amycolatopsis sp. YIM 10 and contains:
- a CDS encoding ATP-binding protein, with product MSELLVDRDAELEVLASVVTGLAAGRSAFVQISGPPGAGRTALLRRAMAAAVTEDVRVLHAAGIPHAPGGTGTGNDVVGTFAAGLPAEFTTGEQVSVAALCENFVAAARRRPLMLVLDDAQWMDERSWLWLRALLRRLNWAPLLVVVAINELGSPAESFTGELGAEATVHESARHVLRLRPLSTDGVRRLLAANHARPVDPEAAAEVLHHSRGVPSVVRAALLTAGTADLAAGAAEARGDWVGRVMRVLAPEPTALARTAAICGDDFDWQLVCAVSGLPPAVAARAAGVLRRLGLADDAGPSRPVRFTEPVVVERVLAGMPTEERAELFRRVFTLGLRAGAEHAFLARVVLSAPAGSPGTGPLLYGEARRLHARRRHEEAARLLERALREPAEEAAKARLMVELAAVEAVTAPEASDRRLVRVLLGSGPVDPALRLRAADMLVSQGRPSVARRTLTAAARMDGISATERGTLAALCALAEETIPELDDYSFSTAPPLPDPPDTPASAGIAAWLLAVRGTDRPRALALARAALEVPTRQDGPLSPSLLAGAVLMLGGAPEEAARGLDSILVEARRRGMRAAAVWAMLTRGSVALMQERWDEAARYFDWMSQELPERGWHPMVAGHARALTVTLHLQRNRPEAARRCAAEPLPPGVEHSMGGAQALFASGLVRLSDGEAGEALELFLESGRRMLARQWLNPVLLSWRVLAGIAYQANGQTEEAQRLVLEERALAERWGEPGYLDRVKGMSAIVLEPT